A single region of the Raphanus sativus cultivar WK10039 unplaced genomic scaffold, ASM80110v3 Scaffold0400, whole genome shotgun sequence genome encodes:
- the LOC130502041 gene encoding uncharacterized protein LOC130502041 → MYSEIGWVWKDSTGSTKLLGMRNLRRRESALHSELEALRWAMETMLQHSDCQRFGTDCKDLIAMLTEPQAWPTFATELEMIHTIKLCYSDFKIFYVPRTENMLADSLARSARTFHRSICYFGCSIPVWLHRPSQV, encoded by the coding sequence ATGTATAGTGAGATTGGATGGGTATGGAAAGATAGTACGGGGTCGACAAAGCTACTGGGGATGCGGAACCTGAGGAGGAGGGAGTCAGCTTTACACTCGGAGCTGGAGGCTTTAAGATGGGCAATGGAAACAATGTTGCAACACTCGGATTGTCAGAGATTTGGCACGGACTGCAAAGACCTGATTGCAATGCTGACGGAACCGCAAGCTTGGCCTACTTTCGCAACTGAATTGGAGATGATTCATACGATCAAGTTATGCTATTCAGACTTCAAGATTTTCTACGTACCAAGAACTGAAAATATGTTAGCTGATTCTTTAGCTAGGAGTGCTCGTACTTTTCATAGATCTATTTGCtactttggttgttctattccggtctggttacacAGACCatctcaagtttga